The sequence CCGTCTCGTCATCATCCAGATCGTGGTCTTCTCGCTGCTGCTCACCCTCGGCGGCCGGCTCTGGTACCTACAGATCCGCAATGGCCAGGAGTACACGGACGAGGCCAAGAACAACCACGTCCAGCAGGTCGTGCAGCCCGCGGTGCGCGGCTCGATCCTGGACGCGCGCGGGGTTCCGCTCGCCGACAACGCCACCCACCTCGTCGTCTCCGCGAGCCGCACCGAGCTGCTCACGATGAAGGACAAGGGCAAGTCCGTCCTCACCCGCCTCGCCGAGGTCCTGGGCATGGACCCCCAGGAGGTCGTCGACAAGGTCCGGCTCTGCGACGCCAAGACCCCGCAGCCGTGCTGGAACGGATCCCCGTACCAGCCCATCCCCGTCAGCGACGAGGCCACCACCGAGCAGGCCCTGCACATCCGCGAGCACCCCGCCGACTTCCCGGGCATCACCGCCGAGCCGACCGCCCTGCGGCGCTACGCGGCGCCCGACGCCGCCAACACCTCCCAGGTGCTGGGCTACCTCTCGCCGGTCGCCGACGAGGAGATCGCCAAGGCGAAGAAGTCCGACTCCCCCTACCTGCGTTCCGACCAGGTGGGCCGCTCCGGCCTGGAGCGGACGTACGACAAGGAACTGCGCGGCAAGGCGGGCGTCACCCGCTACGAGGTGGACAACCTCGGACGCGTCACCGGACAGGCCCAGAGCGACCCCACGCAGCCCGGCTCGAACATCGTGACCTCGATCGACTCGCGCGTGCAGGCGGTCGCGGAGCGCGAGCTGAACAACGCGATGGTCGAGGCCCGCAACACGTTCGACAAGAACAACACCCGCAGGAACTACGAGGCGGACTCGGGCGCCGTCGTGGTCATGGAGGCCAAGACGGGCCGCATCGTGGCGATGGCCTCGAACCCGACGTACGACCCGAACGCCTGGGTGGGCGGCATCTCCGGCAAGGACTACGCGGCCCTCACCGACAAGGAGTCGAACTACCCGCTGCTGAACCGTGCGATCCAGGGCCAGGCGGCGCCGGGATCCGTCTTCAAGGTCGTCTCCTCCACCGCCGCGGTCAACGCCGGTTACCCGTTCGACCGCCGTTACCCCTGCCCCAGCTCCTACTCGGTCGGCAACCAGACCTTCACCAACTTCGAGTCCCAGGGCTACGGCGACATCACCATCGGCCGGGCCCTGGAGGTGTCCTGCGACACCGTCTACTACGCCCTCGCCGACCAGGAGTGGAAGAAGGACGGCGGCATCAACCCCAAGAAGAACCCGAACGACTGGTTCCTCAAGACCGCCCACGAGTTCGGCCTGGGCAAGCCGACCGGCGTCGACCTGCCGAACGAGGTCCCCGGCCGGGTCCCCGACCGGCAGTGGAAGCAGGACTTCTTCGAGGCGAACAAGGCCGCCTGGTGCCGTGACGGCAAGAAGAACGGCAGCTTCGCCGAGAAGATCGCCTACGAGAACTGCCGCCAGGGCAACCAGATGCGCGAGGGCGACGCCATCAACTACTCGATCGGGCAGGGCGACACGCTCGTCACGCCGATCCAGATGGCCTCCGTCTACGCGGCCATCGCCAACGGCGGCACCCTCCACCGGCCCAGCATCGGCAAGGCGATCGTCAGCGCCGACGGCAACTCGGTCCAGGAGATCGCGCCGAAGGAGCAGGGCAAGCTGCCGATGGACGCCGAACTGCGCGACGACATCGACGGGGCCCTGGCCGCGGTCGCCACCACGGGCAGCGCCGCCTGGCGCTTCGGCGGCTGGCCGCAGAAGCAGATCCCCATGCACGCCAAGACCGGCACCGCCGAGGTCCAGGGCAAGCAGACCACCTCGTGGTTCGCCTCCTACACCGAGGACTACGCGATCGTCATGACGATCTCCCAGGGCGGCACCGGCTCCGGAGCGTCGGGACCGGCGGTGCGCAAGATCTACGAGGCCATGTACGGGCTCGACCCGACGGGCAAGCAGGACCTCGCCAAGGCCCTGCTGCCCAAGCCGGCCACCGCACTGCCGGCGCTTCGCCCGGACGAGGAGAACATCGCCCCCTGAAGGGGGATCTAGGACAGGTATTGGCCGCAATGGCCCGTAGCGTGGTTCTTGTCAGCAGGAGACGAGAACCCACGAAGAAGGCGGTCGGTCATGGCAGTTTCCACAGAGGTCCCCGGTGACGAGCGCGGCACGCTCCTCTCCTTCGTCGAGTCCCAGCGCGCCGCGCTGCGCGAGGCCGCGCGGGGACTGACCGAGGAGCAGGCGGCGAGCCGCCCCAGCGCGAGCGAGCTCTCCCTGTCCGGGCTGCTCAAGCACGCGGCGGAGTGCGAGCTGTCCTGGCTGCGGATGGCCCAGCAGCAGCCCAACGAGCGCCAGCGCGCCGAGGGGACCTGGGGGGAGGCCTTCCACCTGGTCGAGGGCGAGTCCGTCCCGGACGTACTGGCCTTCTGGGACCGGGTGGCGAAGGAGACGGAGGCCTTCATCGCGGCCGTCCCCAGCCTCGACGACGGCTTCCCGCTGCCCCCGGCCCCCTGGTTCCCCCAGGACACCAAGGTCTCGATGCGCTGGATGCTCCTGCACCTGGTGGAGGAGTTCGCCCGGCACGCCGGCCACGCGGACATCCTGCGCGAGTCCATCGACGGCACCCGGGCCATGGGGTAGCCGCACCCCGGCCGTTAGCCTGGCCGCATGTCAGCGATCAGGCTTCTCGTCCTCGGCGCGGTCCGCCAGCACGGGCGGGCGCACGGGTACCAGGTGCGCAACGACCTGGAGTACTGGGGCGCCC comes from Streptomyces sp. NBC_01408 and encodes:
- the mrdA gene encoding penicillin-binding protein 2, which encodes MSNIPETGRTPRVQNRLVIIQIVVFSLLLTLGGRLWYLQIRNGQEYTDEAKNNHVQQVVQPAVRGSILDARGVPLADNATHLVVSASRTELLTMKDKGKSVLTRLAEVLGMDPQEVVDKVRLCDAKTPQPCWNGSPYQPIPVSDEATTEQALHIREHPADFPGITAEPTALRRYAAPDAANTSQVLGYLSPVADEEIAKAKKSDSPYLRSDQVGRSGLERTYDKELRGKAGVTRYEVDNLGRVTGQAQSDPTQPGSNIVTSIDSRVQAVAERELNNAMVEARNTFDKNNTRRNYEADSGAVVVMEAKTGRIVAMASNPTYDPNAWVGGISGKDYAALTDKESNYPLLNRAIQGQAAPGSVFKVVSSTAAVNAGYPFDRRYPCPSSYSVGNQTFTNFESQGYGDITIGRALEVSCDTVYYALADQEWKKDGGINPKKNPNDWFLKTAHEFGLGKPTGVDLPNEVPGRVPDRQWKQDFFEANKAAWCRDGKKNGSFAEKIAYENCRQGNQMREGDAINYSIGQGDTLVTPIQMASVYAAIANGGTLHRPSIGKAIVSADGNSVQEIAPKEQGKLPMDAELRDDIDGALAAVATTGSAAWRFGGWPQKQIPMHAKTGTAEVQGKQTTSWFASYTEDYAIVMTISQGGTGSGASGPAVRKIYEAMYGLDPTGKQDLAKALLPKPATALPALRPDEENIAP
- a CDS encoding DinB family protein, with product MAVSTEVPGDERGTLLSFVESQRAALREAARGLTEEQAASRPSASELSLSGLLKHAAECELSWLRMAQQQPNERQRAEGTWGEAFHLVEGESVPDVLAFWDRVAKETEAFIAAVPSLDDGFPLPPAPWFPQDTKVSMRWMLLHLVEEFARHAGHADILRESIDGTRAMG